The Glycine soja cultivar W05 chromosome 15, ASM419377v2, whole genome shotgun sequence region AATGACTGTTGTATGACTTTTAAGGTAGttatcataaaaatcaacaaacttaccATATATGATGTATTATTGTGATTGGAtgtgtaaaactattttacaatGTCAGTCCAtaacctttttttctctttaaaataacaaataacatgaTGAGAGAGTAATAAAATTTTGAGTGTAATgacaatacaattttttttaatttaaaaaaatagttttgtatCATTTGTGGATTgcataaaaattactttcactTATACTGTAGCTGATTTaatctttcaaatttaaaataaaatgaaaaggagaaataaaaattcaatcaccaaaatcTTTACAAAATAACAATGAAATGTGAAGgcttttgaaataataataattaagataattattcctcataaaaattatatgcttaaatagtaaattaaaaaaactaattacccATTGTAAATAAGTATATGaactttaattattagttaacataattaatttacatgTATATGACTAAGGTGTAAGAAAGAAGCTTACAAGATACACGATTAAGGAATCAGAATATTCCAATTTCTTTTTTAGTATAATCAGGAGCTACCTGAAACTTCTATTTGGAACCTAACTAATATCTTTTCATTGGGTAGCCCATTTTGGGATAAATTGGTGACTCTAGTGGCGACTTCATGTCCAAGTTGGAGATCGAGCCTCCAATCTTAGttaacaaattcaattttcGAACCACTTGTGCCAACAACTTTTCCAAATTTACTTAGATAGTTACAAATGTAAGttaataattcaagagtttgCTATCaggttttaaatattataaataaatggataaatagattaacaaaaataccaaaattGCCTTCGATGTTAGTTACAAGTATCACATGTTCACTAATCTTTTCACTTTGAGATTTAACTTGattaatcaatttaaagaatctttttgaatatttaatcatattatattctattattattttttcaaactcCTTTTTGGAAAATGATATATCACAACACTTTTGTCATATTTTAGAATGCATCACATTGCAATGTTGATATACACATAGtgaattctttaaaataattaatcaattaatggCTTTTAGACAATGGTAAGAGaactaacatttatttttaccaTTGTCATTTCAATAATCTTATTCTCaattaatcatatattaaaTGTTGGTTCCTTCATACTCACAAGATCGCAAAGATGacccattttaaaattttcttcatgcctATTCATAgttgtgtatatataaaaatacatacataTTATTGTTACATCTCATGTGCGACAAATGGTTTACCACTAAACATTTTTATAACACATGATGTACATGCAAAATACACTACAATTTGCAAAGAAAGGGATATCACTACAATGCTAAAATAATACTAGAAAGAATGTAAGTAATAGAaactcaaaatgaaaaaaataaaatttaataaaatttacatgTTTGTAtacaaaacttatttattatacatgtatttcaaaatttattttagatgtAATGTACATTTTTGTCCAAACAAAGAATTATATACTTCTAAAAATACTCAAAATCTTCAGAAGAAGAATTATGCTGTTTGTGCCTACTTTTATCACTTGCAACAATATCTACGATATTCTTGTCTATTGGGGAAACATTTGCTTTGCTAGCATACTTAGAAAAATCTAAAGGTTATGATATAATAGGAGGTGTAGCACTTCTAACAAGGGCCTAATTTACACCGTTAAAAAAAGGGTGTTGTTTTATTTCTGTGGCACCTCTCTTATTAGCAAATCGTTTCTGAGGCTCTTTCACCAACAATCCTTTGATAAGGTTTCTTGCAACATTACTAACATGAGGTTTTCTGAGAACCTTAAGGGTGACTTATAACATTAAAGAGCATGGCTTTATTTCCTGCACCTTTAAAGGGTGTTTCCCCATGCAAAAGTTCATATAAGAATATCCCAAATGTCCACCAATCCACCGCACTATCATGTCCTTCGCCAAGAATAATCTCTAGTGCAAGATACTCATGCGTTCCTACAAAAGACATTGACCTCACATTTGTAGGCTCCCCCATTAGTTCAAGGAGGCGTCGTCCAACCATGAGCCAAAATCTGACTTtgattttctattctttttttgaaGGCAAAATGCGTGGAAAGAAACTTGAAGGTTGTATGCAACCATGTACTACTTGCTCATCATCCATCTTTGAGCCTCCAACGACATTGTTGGAGGGACTTTCACAGACTCTTCAAATGTTGAAGTTGAATTTGAAGCCCCAACTAGATTTCTTACGTTTCAGGTGGTATTGATGTTGTTATTTCAGGCTCCAAACCACTGCACTTTCAAGTTTCATCAATAGGTCTCTCTACTGAATCATTGATTTATTTCTTGTCGcaacattatttttcatatggctttataatttatatatgctaATTTGGATGATAATATAAGTCACGAggaagattttttgttttttcttctacaTGCATCTGGTGGTGGACATCTGGAGGATGAACATGTTTGAAGATGAACAAGCGAGAAAATAGAGATGAGAGAAATGAGCGTGACAATAGAGGAGGGAAGAGATTAATATATACTAGTGTGAGACCCATGCTTAtgcatagtttaaaaaaaatcaacaagtcAAGGAgtggtaaagaaaaaataaaagtaacatgtaaaagaaaatcaatttggTATTGAGTTAACATGTGTAAGTTGATaagacaaattatatatatatatatatatatatatatatatatatatatataaattttttcttgataattttaacactatttttatttgaataaaattatttaatgaaccaataagatataatataagataaaattaattatagtttttaaatatattaaataacccATTATATTACAATAAGATAGTAAGTTTATTCTTCCACATATACTATTTACAAAAAGTAATTTTACTCGAATGAAATGTGATTTTTATCTGGTttcacatttttataattttaacacGTCTTAAGTAAAAGCTAATATTCATAACTTTTGGATATTTTAATATCTGTCATGGGAAGAGGATGTTGGATTCACGTTTTTTAGTCGGTTCCAAACACGTGAATGACAATTGACAAAGTTCTAGTCCAATATTTAATGAAGTTGTATACAAAAACTCTTCaaacaattataataaaaattaaaatatttattaagaatgaCAATATATTTAGATATATCTCCCAAGAGAAGTCTAATTAAATTCTACTACTATTTAATAATACTGTCTCTGCGTTTTGACACGATGTAACGtaactgaagaaaaaaaaagaagcaaaagtaaagaaaagtgaaaagggGCAGTTACTACTTGCTAGTTAAATAAAAACCCGCTAATGATGGCATTGCAAAATTGCGATCTCACACTTCTTCTCAATCACTTTGACAGCGCGATTAGCACGAAGAAAAAAAGGCATTGAAAGCAAGAAAAGAAGCAAACATTATTCTCGTGAGTGCATGCCTGAGTAactgagtgagtgagtgagtgagtgagtgtaACATCGTTTTCTCGTTTgtgttttttcctttaaaatggAAAACCACATCTACGCCGCCTCTTACAGCCCTTCCACCAACTACAGATCCTTCCGTGACCCCCCCGCCGACACCATGTTCCTCTCCCACCATCTCCACCACCATCGCACCGACGCCTCCTCCGCCGCCGCCCTCCGCTTCCCCTCCTCGGCCCTCTCTGCCGTCGAAGCCGCCGATATTGCCCCGCCTGGCGTCACCTCCCGAATCGCCTCCTcctccgccgccgccgccgccgccgcgaATTTCCTCTCCACCTGGCCCCCTGCCGCCGCCGCCGCGCCCTCCGCCCTCGACCTCAAACGCTCTTCCGAGGGTCAGTTCCTTTTAACATTTTCCTCCCTTTTAGGTTATTTCGTTTGGgttatttgttgttgtttgcttaaattaaaaaatgaagtgaCCAAGATTTCCCTGATTCCCCTTATTATGAGTTATCTATGAATTTAGGTTATAAGTGCGttgtttttaagaaataataataataattggtcTTGTTTACGCAAATGAAGTTGAACCAATCAGGGACTAAACAATTGAGTTtaggttatttattttttatttacttaaattaaaaatgaagtaaCCAAGATTTCACTTATTGTGTCTGCTTTGTATAATTCTATGTGGTGCATGTAATTCTCGAAGTACATGTTTGTGGTGTTCAGTTTTCTAACGAGATTAGCTGAGTAATTGATGTTTATGTATGAGAGGGTATGTTTGGTAGTAATGAGGATTTGATGCACATCATAACATTGGTGTGCCCTGTGCAGTGCCTATTGGTTATTTTGTTGGTAACATTTTACTCTCTTTAATATGTTAGTGCTTAATAGTGTTTTTGCCACCAGAGTATACCGGTTGAATGACTCTGGGGGCCGGCACAGGCTTAGTTATGGATTTATGTTTTCGGAATCACATTTGATGATTGGTGGCTGGTGTAGTGAATGAGAAGGATATATGCGTAGGATAGGTGATGTGATGATTGAAGGCATGCTATCTGATATGAACAACATTGATAATAGTAgctaaagagagaaaaaaaattgtgctagGGTTGGCTTTTTGTTTGGGAGTGTGACTTGTAACTTACTGACAAGCAAGGTTGACCTTTTTTGGCTTCAAATGGTGTTACTCCTGTACGTATTTAATAGAATATGTCATGTTATGtggttgatatatatttttacgttattttgatataatttcaataaatgtATACTTATAGCTTTTGTACAAACTCAGTGAAATTTATTAGTCATCtggttttttatataaagtataTTCTTTATATTTACTAACGTatgttttttgttaaaaattattttcttagtcAAACTTATAAAGTAACACTATACATTTGCTTTGGTTTTCTTGTATATACTTGTCTATTATGTACTATAGCTCTCTACCATCCAACCATTTTGGGTACAATTGGGCAAAGTGAAGCTTGGTATTCTACAAACCCACTGGCCAAGCGCCCTAGATATGAAAGTGCTTCCAATATGACTATATATCCACAGAGGCCAGGCGAGAAGGATTGTGCCCACTATATGCTCACAAGAACCTGTAAGTTTGGAGATAGCTGCAAATTTGACCATCCTGTTTGGGTTCCAGAGGGTGGAATCCCGGATTGGAAAGAGGTGACTGCTTGCTATTATTatcactattattattttttatgcctATGAAACTTATATGTATTGTATAGTACATTTACTATTGGTAATTGTATAAAGGGACATTTATTCTTACAAATCTATATTTAATAGAAAGTTTTAGAGATAATCATATATGAATATATAGTGGTGTATTATATACCAGtttatccaattttttatttttatatttcaatgttTATATTAGTTACATTTGTAGTAAAAACCCTTGATTTCTATATATATCAGCGTGCAAAACTgtatagaaatatttattaattataatagaataaaattataaattataatactaGCACAATATTCTAGTACTACAGTTCTTCTATTACAATAtacaaactaataatattaaagattAATGGCTAATTGCAATACCTTAATTGATATGGCCAGGGATAAGAGTTTGGACTTAGAAGGGAGGCCCAAAGTTTGGAGAGTGTATGTGAGGAGAGAGAGGGGTGAGAATAGTAAGGGTGAGGTGGCAAAGGCTGTAACAAAATTGCCAAACGTGTGAGAAAGGGATTTGGAAATATATAGGGAATGGTTAGGAGAGAGAGGGATCACGTTCTTGATTTGTGAATTCTGTTATGGACAGAGGGCAGTAAAATAGAAGGTGATGTGTGCAGTGGTGACGGGATCAGCAGATGCCACTAAAGAAGATGGAAGCCAAGGTCATAGCACTTGAGATGAGGTCGCAGGCCTCAAAACCTCTATGCAAGCTATGCAGCTCAAGGCTGACTTGAGCCATGAGAAGCTGGTTGAGATGTTGTCCAGAAACTGTGGAGAGTAGAATGATGTCAGCCAGCAGTTTTTTAACGGGGTTACATGGGAACACTCTAGTGGAATTCTGACAATCGGTGAAAAAAGTGGAGTTGCCGATGTTTGACAGAGACGACCCTGCTTGTTTGATTGTACGCGCGGAGTTATATTTCTAGGTCCAGGGGACTCATTCAGATGTGAAGGTGAATTTGGCTTAGGTGTGAATGGATGTTGGGTTGATTGTACGCACAAAGGTATATTTCTAGGTCCAGGGGACTCATTCAGATGTGAAGGTGAATTTGGCTCAGTTCTGAATGAATGGAGGGTTCTTTGGTTGTTTTGTGCATGGATTGAAGGAAGGTATCAAGTGACATCACACTCTCAGAATGAATTTGGTGAGAGAAGTAGAGTTGGAGGGAAGTTGGGCTGGGATTCGAACACCAACAGAGTGTGGAGGCAATGGATTGGGTTAGGCAAACCGGGTCGGCCCATCTCATCTCAATAATTTGTATGGCTTGCTCGGCAATCTAGGTCTGAATATGGTATGACCCCTTCCAATAGGGATATAAATGCAAGAAATGGGTTTAAACCCGAACCCAACGTAGATCCATCCAACGACGATCTAGGAATATGGTGTGCGTCCTCTTTCATACACCTAGCTGACCGAACGGAAGAGAAAGGGTTTGTGTTACAAGTGTGGAGGTCCTTTCCACACCAATCGCCACCAATGTCCCAACCACCAGTTGAGGGCGATGTTGGTCGAGGAACGAGAAGAAGAGAATGGAGAGGTGAACTTCGTGGCGAGTGCCGCATGTTGTTTCTGGGTAGCACAGTCAATGATCAGAAGCCACATACAATGGATCAATGGTGTTCTGTTAGACTACTGGCAAGCGTACCAATGTCGTCACAGGTTATAGATCTATAAAAAGAGATCGTCTCCACATGGACTTGAGTTATTCAATTCTTTCGGATAAAGGTTATGAGTTTAATAATTATGTGCAAATTTAATCGAAATATCATGAGTTTGTCTAATCAACGAAAGATAACTAAAGTAATGGAATAGcggaaataatgaaaattacGAAAATAACGGAATTTAGTGCGTcggaaatatgtaaaattatggAAACAATAATAacgaatttaattaattcaagaaaaacgtaggattgaatttcatcgttcataccctcagtatcctaataagattaacatatatgaatcattttctaaaGTTATTGATGCACACATTAAATTACCCGAATCGATTCCTCCCACTCGAGAATCCTTAGAATATTTATCGAATATTGATTCCTCGCATATGAAGTAAATATTCCAGCATTACAATCATAATCTTGTGCTATTTGCAATCAAAACGTTAATGTTTTATTCCTAGCAACGTAACGAAAAGAGTAAAATGATTCAGTTCAACTTCTAAAAGTACTTTCTAGTCAAACTTAAAATCTAATTTCATGAAACTAGTAATCAAATAGAATGAAACATTACGAACAAAATGAAATCACCACCAATAATGAGTGGAAAAGacttatacatatataatatcaaaagagatacataagggtacaaagattacatccaatccgTAAGAAAAACTAACTGATCATTGCGTAGAGCACAAGATTAACGTGAGAAATGGCGAAGGATGCGATTCACAGTCACAACTCTGCAAGGCCCGGGCTCCACTTTccactttcttcttcacttcctaaGCTTCTCACGTTTTCTCTCTGCTTCTGGATGTCCCTTTCAACTTCAAAGACAtgactatttatagaaaagagCCAAGAGGTGCAGGCCAATTCACCTAGGCAAATTGTTACTTAGTGATGAAGACACAGACTCACCTAGGCGAGTGTGTTGCTTATGGCTGAAGAAATCTGAttagcccaggcgagctagttgCTAGACTGGGTGAATGAATGCCTGAAATCTtgaaaaaatgatcattttgccCTTCCTTTTGACTCTGTTTCTGaatctaacaaacaaccatcaaaacctacaaaacCATCTTTATTTTACTTGTAAAAATGAGAGAAACTGAGGGATATTTGGAGAAATAGATTGAAAACTGTGTGTCTAAGAGACCCTATGGAGCTTGATAATATAGACAGGTAGTATTGATTACACTTAATTTAGAGGATATTCAGTTCCCTCTAAATCAGATatcatatcctatcatatcATTATACATTAAATTCCTGATTCTCAACATTACTTTTTATATCCTTGTTCTGTCAGATTGTAATAAGTGATATTGGGAATTCTGTATCTACCTTGATCTGAGCTGATAATCCATTGAAACATATTCTGATTTCTGAGTATTATCAATTGGTGTCTGGGCTTCTGATTTGGGGGCTGTGGTGATACTATTTCACttatttgaaatttggaaaCTTAATATACATCTGTCTATGCATTAATCTATGTACTCAACTGTGTAACTGTATCAGAATGATCTTTTACTATGCTGTCAATCAATTTTGTTCTAGTAATATCTAGTTAGTACCCCTTGAATTTAGGGTAGGCGTGTGAAAGTTGTGTTTTTAAAACTACATGGGCTGTCTATTTTGTATGCTAAGATCACTCTTGTTCTGGTTATTTCATGTAGTAAATTAAATATTGTGTTTCTTACCATTCTCATCTTCTCTATTTTGTCTCCGCTGGCAATGGGTTTTGATCTCAAAAGGTGAAATATTATAGTCTAGCACTTTTGGTTCATAAACATAAAACAGGGTTACTAATTTGTTTTGATGCACATGGTTTATTCAAACTTGACTTAGGTTCCAAATGTTGTTACAAGTGAAACTCCTCCTGAGAGACCAGGGGAACCGGATTGTCCAGTGAGTAGAATATGCAAAATTTttgctccttttttttttctttcatattatttggacattttttaattcattttctatCCAATACATTGCAGTACTTTCTGAAAACTCAAAGATGCAAGTTTGGTTCAAagtgcaaatttaatcatcccaAGGTTTCCTCTGAAAATGCTGATGTTTCTTCTGGCTTACCTGAGAGGCCATCTGAGCCCCCTTGCGCggttagttatttacattttgtaTTGACATGAgactttatttatctatttcttacttcatttttatatttatgcagTTCTACATGAAAACTGGAAAATGTAGATATGGCACTGCTTGTAAATTCCATCACCCCAAGGATATCCAGATTCAGTTGTCTGACGACTTGAGTCAAAATGTTGCACAGACACAAACAAATTCTATGATGGGTGGAGCTACAGGAGATACACAGCCAATTAAATCTCTTATATCTCCGTCGTTGCAAAATAGCAAAGGGCTTCCAGTAAGACTGGTATTGATTCTCTGTTAAATTCTTTGGTGTCTGATCTGAATTGATAGAAGGAAAGACAGACCAATTCATCTAGTATCATGTTCTTTTgagtttttcatttcattccatTATTGGCTGGATGTATGCTGCTTTGAACTGCTGACCCTAATTAATAATTGTAGCAGAAATTATGATATTCAACTTGTGTGAATGGATTGGTCAGCATAACATAACTAAAGTtgcctttatttttttactttgatgctatataaaaatataacttgtATTATAAGAAGATATCCATAAATTTCTAGCTGATGACAACTTTTTCCTATGCTAATTTATTGCCTTCATTTCTTTAAAGCCTGGGTTCTTACTGTAAATTCTCTTCTGACAGGGGGAAGTTGATTGTCCATTCTACATGAAAACTGGGAGGTAAGTATTGATTTATGTTCAATTGGTTTCATAATTATAGAGAAATAGTCaattttttgtatgttttacCATAGCTCTCTTAGGaaactgcaaaaaaaaaattgtttctccaAAATAAGCTAATCTAAACACATATTCTTTGGATTGaatatccttaatttttttcattcatatgaATCAGTTGCAAGTATGGTGTCAGTTGCCGCTACAATCATCCTGACAGGAATGGTatgtataatatattgatattgaCTGTTCATACATTTTCCTGTTTCCTAAACAATTATGTCACTTTATCATTCTTTGATGCAGCAATTAATCCACCCATTGCTGGATTAGGTGCCTCTATTTTGCCATCCTCGGCTGCTAATCTGAATATTGGACTTCTTAATCCAGCTGTTTCTGCTTATCAAGCTTTTGAACCAAGGCTGTCAAATCCAATGGTAATGTGGAAGTTGTTACTGTACTTATTCTCATAGAAAATTGACTGATGCAAATTGCAAATTAATAGAGTTTCTGAGAGTGagagaaatttagagagaatTTAGAGAGATAAAAATGGAGTCTAATGTTAATTCATTGCACAAATGAGAAAGGGTTACAAATTGAGCTTATATAGGCTCTCAGTACAGCTGTACCTAACTGTTAACAGTTAGTACCTACACTAACCAACCTAACAGATTCACTAACTGATTCCAGTTGAATAACtggttatttatatatatacctaATCCCCCCTCAAACTCAAGGGGGAGGATGATGGTACCAGGCCAATCTCTTGTTTTATTACTCTTGCAGTACAATTGCACCACTAGGGATTGGAGCCTAGCCTCCCTAACCAACCACAGTGATTATTCCGCCCCCTAATTCTAGGCAGTCCAACTCTATTTATAGCTGACTGCTAACTAACTAATTGCCTTTAACTGACTTGAACGGTGACAAGGCTAACTAACTAACTGCCTTTAACTAACTTGAACAGTTATAAGGCTAACTACCAACAGTTACAAAGCTAACTACAAACTGTAACTGATCTTAGTCAGCTACCTAATCCAGGTTCTGGCTGCTGCTCTGACTTCCTTTTATACTTGCCACGTGTCCTTCCTTCATACACTTGCGTAATCGGTAACCTAACAATACTCCCCCCAAGAGagccaccttgtcctcaaggtgaaaTGCAGGAAATTGCTGCTTCATAACATCAACCGATTCCCATGTAGCTTCAAAGTCAGGTAAATCTTTCCATTGGATGAGCACTTCAGCTGTGCCTGCAGGGTGGTTTCTGACAGCCTTGACAGCTAGAGGCTCTACCCTTAGCTCTAACTCAATAGTCAGCATTGGAGTCAAGGGTTGGGGTTTCACTGCATGAGCCACGACTTTCTTTAATAGAGACACATGAAAGACCGGATGAACTTTACTCTCGGGTGGTAAGTTGAGCTGGTATGGTACTTTACCAATGACCTTAGAAATCTGATATGGCCCATAAAATCGAGGGCTTAATTTCTCATTCAACTTCTTAGCCAAAGATTTCAAACGATATGGTTGTAATTTCAGGTAAACCCAATCATTCACAGCCAAGTTAACATGCTTATTGGCATATGCTCGCATCTGGTCCTGAGCCTTAAGCAGATTAGTTCGTAGTTGGTCCAACAAAGAGTCCCTATCTTGTGTCAGCCTGTTGACCTCCTCTACTGCTGAAGGAACAGTTGTGCCTTTAAGCAATTGAGGTGGGTCTCTGCCATAGAGAGCCCTGAAAGGAGTGAGCTTAGAGGAACTATTATAATTAGAGTTAAACCAAAATTCTGCCCAACTTAAGCAGGAAGGCCAATTCTTTGGTTTTTCTCCTGTAACACACCTTAAGTATGTTTCCACTCCTCTATTGACCACCTCAGTCTGGTTATCTGTCTGAGGGTGATATGCGGaactaaatttcaatttagttCCAGCAGATTTGAATAATTCCCTCCAAAATTGACTCAGAAAAATCTTATCCCGATCTGAAATAATGGTGTTTGGAAACCCATGTAATTTCACAACCTCCTTGATAAATAGATCAGCTATATCCTTTGCAGCGAAGGGGTGACTAATGGGGATAAAATGATTGCCGCTTTTGCCTCTCGATCGCGATTGCCGCTTTCTGCCAATTTACCTCTCGATCGCAGTTTTGCTGTTCTGCATGGTCACGATTGCTGCTTCCCCGATCGGTACTCGACAAGATCCGCACCGCTGCCATTAGCTCTGCCATTTGCGCCTTCAGCTCCGCTTGCTTGATGCGTTCCTCTTCAAACAATCGCTTCAAACTTGCGACGTCCTCATGTGTGTTG contains the following coding sequences:
- the LOC114388181 gene encoding zinc finger CCCH domain-containing protein 37-like, with the translated sequence MENHIYAASYSPSTNYRSFRDPPADTMFLSHHLHHHRTDASSAAALRFPSSALSAVEAADIAPPGVTSRIASSSAAAAAAANFLSTWPPAAAAAPSALDLKRSSEALYHPTILGTIGQSEAWYSTNPLAKRPRYESASNMTIYPQRPGEKDCAHYMLTRTCKFGDSCKFDHPVWVPEGGIPDWKEVPNVVTSETPPERPGEPDCPYFLKTQRCKFGSKCKFNHPKVSSENADVSSGLPERPSEPPCAFYMKTGKCRYGTACKFHHPKDIQIQLSDDLSQNVAQTQTNSMMGGATGDTQPIKSLISPSLQNSKGLPVRLGEVDCPFYMKTGSCKYGVSCRYNHPDRNAINPPIAGLGASILPSSAANLNIGLLNPAVSAYQAFEPRLSNPMVGIAETIYPQRPGQIECDFYMKTGVCKFGERCKYHHPIDRSALSLSKQATVKLTPAGLPRREGDVICPYYLKTGTCKFGATCKFDHPPPGEVMEMAKSQGTSANGEEAEGDTSALEQL